ctcaccgcaactagagaaagcccgcacacagcaacgtagacctaacacagctaaaaataaattaattaatgattattaaaaaaaaaaaaagagtgaataactGGAAACAATAGAAGTGTCTAGAAACGGGCTAAATTATGGCAACTTCCAAGGAGCAGGACAAGCGTAATTAGGAGTAAAGAGCTGTAGACACAAAGGCCTGTGGGAACAGCAGGGAAGGAACTGGGGCTGAGCGAGAAAGGTGGGCCTATGGCACTGGCCGGGCCTGTGCTGTCTGAAGAGGCAGCCCCCGCTCACGTCCTCGTAGATACTAACCTGCAGGAACGTGAGTCCAGTGTTGCAAGAGtgtgcctttttttcttctttttttgagaaaAGCTAGAACTctctatttttaagtaaaaatctcctaattttaaaatgtagcgactaattttgaaaatttaaagtaGTACACAGGCCAAACCAGTCTATAGGCCACAGCTGGCTGCCTGTCAGGAACCTCTGCTCTAAATACTTCTGTTTTCCTTCAGTGTTTTACAATGAACACATATTCATCAGAGCCAATCAGGACTTCAAAAACCCTAAATGCCAGAAAGAATATGGGGCACTCCACCTCCATatctaatttaaaataagaaaatataaacaatataaGAGTAAAAAAGTCCAACACaattctaatttttctataataaCTATATCAATACCTTTTTTGATTCAGTCTCAAAAccctaatttttttccccaagtttgtCTGTGCCTCTGCTTTGCTGATGCCTTAAGCAGGTGCTTCATCTGCCTAGTGAGAATCCAGCACCTGTATTCATGTATCACTTATGAATCTCAAtctctaaaagaaaaaacataaagcaCGTGAGATTTGGAGCCGAAAGTCCTGGGCTCGAGTCTCAGTTCTGCCACTTTAACCGTGAGATCTCAGGCACACAATGTGctgtccctcatctgtaaaactgggaaTGATGGTGGTGATCATTATTTCTGCTCAGGCAACATCACATGGCTGTGATGTGAATGAAAATGggatgcaggggcttccctggtggcgcagtagttaagaatctgcctgccaatgcaggggacacgggttcgtgtcccagtccgggaagatctcacatgccgcggagcggctaggcccgtgagccacaactactgagcctgcgcgtctggagcctgtgctccgcaacgggagaggccgcgacagtgagaggtccgcacaccgcgatgaggagtggcccccgctcgccgcaactggagaaagccctcgcacagaaacgaagacccaacacagccaaaaataaataaataaataaataaatttatttaaaaaaaaaaaaaatgagatgcagATGTGGTGGCCCTTTGCATTCAACAAGGGTGCTATTAGTAGGTTAGGCTTACAGGCTCTTCCACCTGTGCAAAGCAGTCCACGGAAGATTACCTGGGCGCCAGGGTCTCCACAGCCTCAGCTGGCCCTGCCAGTAAGAAGAGTCCAGCACCTTTCTCTTCGCCCACAGTTAAGAACAGGAGGGTCTCCTAGGATGGAAGACAAGAAGATGAGCCCTGACACTTAAAAGACGTGCAGTCAATCCCCCCTAAACTGCACTCTCTTCAGTCTCAAGAACAGACTTTTATCACATTGCAATATATAAAGATACCAAATCAACAGTGTACACCTTATACAATATTACataccaattatatctcaattaaaagaaaaacaggtttTCCCTCCTAAACCACAAGTGATGTTCCTGATGAATGTAAGGCAGCCCCTCCACTCTGGGGCCCACTAGGGACAAGAAACTTTGAGAGTGGCTATAGGAACTTAGGTTGAATATTAAGAAGGGGGCAGAAGGCTGCTGACCATGACCAAGCATAAAATGCCTTTCATGATCTGACTCTCGCCAAACTTTGCAGCCTGGTCACCCCACTCCCCCACCGCCCCTTGCACCCTGTGTCTGCTATCACCGAAACCTCCATGTTTCCTGGCCTGGCCATCTCGGCTCCCCTGTCTGCCGATGACCGCTAAGCAGTCTTCTAGGCCCCTCCCCTGAAGCCTCCCCCGCCTTTCAGGGAATGCGCTCCTCTGCCTCTAGCACTGACCACCCTAAATTATAAATGTCGGCATACACGGTTGTCTCCCAGACTCAAGAGTGAGCTCCTTGAGAATCAGTACTCTCTACACAGAAATAAGAAGAGAGATACACACACGCTGCTTGGCCCAGAGCAAATATTCCCAAAAGTGTTTCCAGAGTGAATGCAAAAGAGAGACCTGGAAACCACTAAGCTCTGGTCAGGACCGGGACGGGTGGCTGAagccagaagcaaaggaaaactgaaGGGATGGCCTTTGAAGGAACTAGCCAACCCCCGTATTTCTGAAATCAGCCCTCAGCACATATAAACGTGGGTGGCATGGAGGAGTTCCAGTTCTGATAAAAGGAGCTCTGAAGCTGGTAAATGTCACAGCCCCAGAAACATCAATACCATTGACCGGGCTTGGCACGTAAAACAGAGCCTGGCTCAGAGTCAGTGCTGAGAAAATAGCGTTGAATGAATTTCTGTTCCCTGTTCTTCATGTGTTCATGCGGAGGGACCTCAGCTAACCTGACACCCCTCATTAGGTTTCCACCCGGGGCGGGCAGAGAACCTCATGCTCCTCTTACCTCTGACCCAATCTCATTGGCGATGATATTCATGAACTCAGAATCACCCTCCTTCCTAAAACAAAGGGCAAAGACATCAGATCCAAGTTGCAAGGGGAGCTAGGAAACTGCAGGAAGCCCAGCTCCTCCTCGTGAGGCTGGCCACACTGCTGCCTTTTGTGCAAAGTCCCAGAGAAAGAGAGTGCTGAGGGCCAGCCTGGCATCTTTCTAAGCCTCGGCACGTTATAACAAGTCTTGCGTTTGTTTGTCTCCCTTAAACAGGATTCACCCAGGTAAGTGGAGACCTGTTAGATGGCAAAGGAGATGAGGGAAGGCTCTAATGAAAGTTATAGTGAAGATGTTTAAATCAAACCCAGGAAATCTGCAAGGCAACACACTTCTTCGGGTCTTCTCAGCCTTAAGAACAACAGGGGCGACCCACCTCCCGCTCTGCACTGCGTacaggggagaggctgagccctaAGCCTAGCATCCCTGGCCTCACCTGTGTAATGTGACCACACCTCCCCAGTCTgggctgttcctgaggctgtgggCAATGTGCACAGCCAGGTCTCTGAGCAGATTCAGGTTGTTCTGAAAAGGATGCCATAACTCAGTTGACAGGTGGGGAAAGGGTAACCAGAGAGAGCACCatctctccacccctcccctccccactcactGCCCTATAACATGCTGCACATCCAGTTAGGTGGAGGGGCTGAGTCTGGGGAGCCTATTCCAGGCAGAGCCCACACCCTCGCCACCCTCTCTGGATAAATCACCTTCTGCAGGAGCTTGCTGGAGTTCTGTAGCTTTTTCACTGCTTCCACGTGATCCTCTGCTCCACACCTGCAAGAGAAAGGTTCGTGGAGGGCTGCCCAGTTTTCCAACTGCTTTTGGTGTCAGGCATAAATCAATGGCGCCCTTCTTGATGGGACCCAGGGACATTCCAAGGAAGCCTCAGGCTGTTGGGGAAGAGGATGTAAAGGAAAAAACCATTCTGTGTGCATCGGATTGACTATCCAAAGCACTTTAGCATTTATGCCTGCATCCTACCCCTAAAGATAGAGTATTCTGTCTGCTGTACAGGTGGGAAGGCTAAGCTCCGGGCTGCCCAGGCGCTGAGAAAAGGAGGCAGTGGAAGGGGGCGTACTTCAGCAGAGCTGTCAGTGCTTTCTCAGTGCTGTGACTCTTCTCCATCCACTTCAGCACCCGGTTCCCAGCCAGAAAGGTCACgttggttttgttctttttccccttCTCAGAGCCCAGGATTTTAATGACCTACATGAGGCAAGgaagtaaaacacacacacacacacacacacacacacacacacacacacacacacacacacatacacacatacatacatatataaaccgCAGCAGGTGCTGGACCCAAGGGTAGGAGAGATCAAGACCTCCCCCCTGGCTCGGAAGCAATAAGGAGTGATTTCACTCAGGACCCCTCAGGTGTCCCCCTCTACCACTACCAGCCCTGCTGTGATCCCCGACCTCCGAcaccctctctcccacccactcAAGAGCCCTTCCTCACCTACCTGAAGGTCACTGAGATTGCTCACATGGGTCCCACAGCACATGTTGGAATCAACGCTCTTGATGGTAACAACTCGAATAGGTCCAGCATGATCATCCGGCAAACCCCGGCCCCTCACCTGGAAcgcaagggagggaggagggctgtCTGAATTTTGATGAGGAGCCCTTGGAGGGCCACTCTACAGAAGCCACCCTGCTGGCTCTCCCCTCACCTGCTCCACACCGGGATCATCCAGGCTCAGTTCTTGCACATACACAGGCAGCCGATCTCTGATTTTTTCATTGACACTCTGCTCAATGGCAGCTACTTGCTCCGCAGTTACAGAGGGGCTGTCCAGCTCGATGACACTCCGGAGTCGCCCTAACTCCCTGCAAGAAGTAGTAGAGTGGTCACAGGATGCTGATGGGGACAATTAATAATAGAAGGAAGTTTATCGTTTACAAAGCATGTTCATGTAAATGctgttatttaatcctcacaaaaatggCACAAAGTAGGGACTGTCAtttccactttacaggtgaggggTGATAAGGAACATGATCAAGGTCATGCAAGGGATTCACCCCCTAGGTCACTGAGCTCCAAAGTCCATGTTCTTTTTTAAGCAAAGGGAGATGTTTCTCAGGGAAAACACAAAGTCATCCACCACCCCATCTTCGAGGGGAACAGGTGAGCACAACGGATTTTTATCCTCCTACCCCTGACTCACTACTAGGAAAGGAGCCAGCAGTCAGGGACCCATGCCTGACAGTTAGTCTTATGCCTCTTGCTCACCATGATGTTGTCTTCAGCCCAAACAGATGATCAGCAACCGCAGTGATGAGATGCTGCCCTGAGCAGAAAGAGGAGATGGGAGAAGCAGTGAGAAGTGATCATGAGTGACACGATCCCACTGTCAATGTCATCACAGAAATTCTCCTGCTGAAGACCTGCCTGGCACTGGGTAATACTCTTGAGAGATACTTTATTGAAAATCCTCAGGAGAATTCTGCAAGAGGTTTTATGATGCCATTTCttgaatgaggaaaccaaggtctaGAGAAATCAAATAACTTGCCAAGGCAACAGTAGCTcgtcagaggcaggatttgaacttgAGTTCTAATTGTGCCAGATTCAGTCACTCAACAAAAATTTATCAAGTGCCTACCACGTGCAAGGCACGGGGCTGGGCACTAGAGATATAGTGCTATCCCTGATCGATGacagcgaggaggaggaggaggaggagaaggaatcaACTGTGAAGGCAAAGGGAACAAGACAGCCAAAGGCCTTGAAGGAGGAAAGAAGCAGGATGTGTTCAAGGAATGGAGAGAAGGCCAGCATGGCCAGGATGCAGAGAGCGGGAGGCAGGAGCACCGGGTGAGGCTGGAGCGGTAGATGAGCGCCAGCCCAGGCAGGCCTTGTGCCCCATGGCGAGACGTTTGGCTTCATCATGAGCTACAGGTAGCCTTTGAAAAGCTTTAAAGCAGGGGAGTGGCCTGATcagactttcatttttaaaaaatattctggttGCTTTGTGGAGAATGGGTTGCAAAGAGACAAGAATGAACATGGGGAGACTAGCCGGGATGCTATTACAGAGGGCTGGGGAGAGACAATGAGAGCtgactgtgttgacagtggaagCAGATAGAGaagtatttagaaaataaaccGACATGGCTCAGATTGACTGGCTACCCCTAAAGAAGTGTCTGAACTGACTTCCAGGATTTGAGCAACTGGGTGGATGCCGATGCCATGCACTGAACACAGTGAAGGCGAAGAGGAGACCAgatctgggggagggggtggctttTTAATTCCATTCTGGACATTTTGAGTTTAAGAAGGCTATGAGACATATACAGGTATAGATATCAAGTGGGAAGTTAGTAATACTTAAATCCAGCAGTTATTCTAATACTTTTACTTTAACTGCTCATTTTGCTTTTATAACATTTATCACATCTTGCCTGAACTGGAGCTGATTCTGAATATGTCTGTCTCTTCCAAAAGGTTAACTCCTAGAGGACCCAAAGCACATCTCAAACATCTGTGACATTCCCACGCGCAGCAActgccccatcccaccccacctacCTGAATGCTGCTGCATGTGGTCAAACCTCCGTTCCCAGTCTACCCGGACCTGTACCTCAGTCCCAGGGGTCAGAGGTGTCTGGGTGAAATGATCAGCCTGGGCGCCCCGGCGGGTCACTCTCAGCACAGAGATGTCATTGATTGTACCACGGTCATCAGGCTGgggaaagaagtaaaaataatcgGTGGTAGCAGGCAGGGCTCACCCTAACTCCTGGATACAAAGACCCTCTAGCAAAAGTTTGGGAGAAACACACCCAGAATTTGAGATTCCCTAAGGGAGAAGAAGCAATGCCAAGTGAGGTGGTCCACTTTGTTCATGAGGGTACTCTCTCTATCCTCTTCACTTGGAACACCTTTTGTTCTTCAGAACAAAATAACAGACTGAATACAAAAATTGTAACTacagcataaaatagataactaatgagaacctactgtatagcacatggaactcgaaaacaaataaataaataaaatttgaaaaaaaaatgtaactacaGCAACAAAAATTTTAGTAAAACCCAAAGAAACTTAATTCTCACTCTCATTGCCTTGGattagatttttatctttcaatagTCTCCAAACTGACCTgaatttttctcccttcttccacTCTAGCTTCTACACTGCTACtagaattaaattcaaaaatattcattaaaaatatcaaatattacaaaatatcaaCTGCTTACAAGACACTGTGCCTACGCAAGAATACAATGTAAATAAGACATGGTCCCGCATGGAACTGAAAAGTCTGGAGAAGAACAGAGACATGCTAACAGGCAACTGAAATATGATCTACAACATGCCATAGTTCAAAAAAGTACATTGTTTTAGAGGAGCTCAAAGAAAAGGAACCTAACAGTCTTGGggaatcagggaagacttcctggaagaggtgattTATAAAATGAGACCTGCTATGGATACCTAAGGGCACAGGTTTTCTTTCAGCAGATCAGAAAAGCTCCATGCTGGGAAATATTGGAAGTTTCTCACAATCAAGTTTACTGAATATGTTCTCTCACATCATTTCTTTGCCTAAGCACTTCCATGGCTCACCACAGCTTCCTGAATGAAGTCCACACACCTTAACACATCCTTCAAGGCCCTCTGAACTGGCCCCCACTTACCTTTCCAAAGCCATCTCCAGCCTGTCATCAACACACACCAGAGGCTCCAACTATATGGGACTATTTTGCAGTTAACTAGACTTGTCAGATTCTTACAGGCTTCCCTGCCTTTGTGCTATTCTTTCGTCTGGGAAAGCCTCTCCCACAATGCCCACCTTTGGTGTTATTATTCTCCTTTCCCATGTTCTCATTGGACCTTGCCCCTACCCCATCACAGCACTGATAAATCTGCCCTCTGTTGTGCTCCTTCAGGGGAAACTTTTTCAGTCCATGCCAAACACCCTAATCGAAATCCTACCTCAGGTCCTTTGCACTTATTCTCCCTCCCCGGAatactccccaccccccaccagcaCCACTAGATAATGGCAATGGCTTACCCCCTCACCTCACTTAGTTCTCGACTGAAATAACTTGCCCCCTACCTAGGAGGCCATCCCATCACTCTCTTTCCCTCgacctttaattttctttatagcatttATCATACTGGCATACTACTTATCTATTCACCATTTTGTCTATTTTCTCCAATAAATATTCTACGCATGCAGAGACACTTTCTTGTTCAGCTTTTATCCTTAGAGCTTGAATTAGTACCTAGCATTTGTTACGGACAGATAACTATTTGTTGATAAATACctgctgaatgaacaaatgaactgaATTGAACTAATTTCCATCTGTATTCATTACAGCTGGGACTGAGGACCAGGAGAGCATTTCCGACCTGCTCAGAAAGAATTAGGGGCTTcctggggaggaggaaaggggaagggacGGGCCTGGTACCTGTCCCCCGCCCTCGGGGAAAAGCAGCGTGTCTTCCAGCACCACGTGGAAACCGCTCAGCACTTCCTTCTTGCCGTTGCTTCCTTCGGTCTGCAGCTCCGCGGGACTGCAGGAGACCACGGTGGTGGTGAACTGGGTAGAGAGGGATGCGAGAGTAAGCCCCGACCCCAACCCTCAGCGCACCGGGACTGAATCCAGCTCGGTGCCCCCTCCACGCGGCGCCCTCTTCCCCGCACCGCCACACCCGCTCGGAGCATCAGGTTTCCCGCCCGCCGGCCGCACCTCCCTGGCGTAGCTGTCCCGCTGACACCGGAACGCCATCGCTGCTCTCCCAAGACGCCGTTAACCTTGCACACTGAAACGCCTGGCGCCGGACGGAGAGCGAAGCGGGACAATCTTCATTCCGGGCGCGTCTCTGCGCAGAAGCAGAAGGGCAAAGAACGGGGTGTGGTTTGGGCAAATTTATTGAAAACGCGAAGTGCAGGCGCTCAGGGTTGTTGAGGGACTATTTTAAGACTTTGAAGAAAACCAGAAGACAAGACAGAACAAAACTGCGGCCTGAACTTGTCATAGCACTTTGTTTGGCCCCGTTGGACCTCAGGGATGTACGTAATTCGGCCCCGCGGAAGCCCGCCTGATCGAAGTGGGGATGGTACTGGCTTGGATAGACAGCAACGCCGCCCAATGGAAAtgtaatgcaagccacatatgttaatttttctttaaagctctttttttttttttaattaattatttatttggttacactcggtcttagttgcggcaggcggcctccttagctgtggcatgcgaactcttagttgcagcatgcgtgtgggatctagttccctgacaagggatcaaacccggccccctgcattgggagcactgggatcttatccactgcgccaccagggaagtcccttaataatgtttttatttaaatcaccATATCCAAATTATTATTTCATCatgtaatgtgtattttaaaataagtgagtTTTTTTCCCCCCCGTACAAGATTTTCGAAACCTggtatgtattttacacttacagcacatctcagttcgGACTAGCAACATTTCGAGTACTCAATCACGTGTGACCATTGCTACGGGATTGGACAGTGCAAATAAAGAGGTTAACAGAAGTTAACAGAAGTTTAACTGCAATCGGTGCCTTAAAACGTTAAATGGATTAAAAGTTAAGATTAACTTTCTGCTCTTTTAAATCAAGTAATAAAAAGCTTGAAGTTCCCAGATGTTTCAGAATTTAGGGTTTTTCTGATTTTAGGCAGTAATGCAGACCATACCCATGTGTTACGTAATGTGTTCCATTTGGAACTCTGGAGCAACTCTATGTGATCAAACGTATTAATATTTATGCTGAGAAATAAATACGCTAAATGGAATAAACAAAGACTATAAATAGCCTCACATCATTTTAGGTCATGTTTTGCTGCCGGATGAGTtttggtgttaattttttttttttaagtcagttttTAGAAATTTTCGGTTTTCAGAATTGTGGGCAAGGGAACATATGCTATACAAGTTCAagtcccagctttgccacttattGTGACCTGTTTGAGCACCTATTAAGAGAagacttaattattttataaggTTGATATGAAGTTCAAAATTTTTAATGAGATATTAAAATACTTAGTAAATTGTAAAGCACGATACAAATACAGATTttcattatgttattttttaagtttaagaaCTAATGTCAATatcaaaatgggcaaaagacatggacAGAGCACATTAAAGGAAATATTAATCACTAATAAACAATGAGCAATCTCATAATTTAAAGCAAAttaaaccagggaattccctggcagtccagtggttaggattctgtactttcactgctgagggcccaggttcaatccctggtcggggaactaagatccctcaagtcCCTCGTCgtggccagaaagaaaaaaatgaagcaaattaAACCAAGTATAATTTTATCTTGGCAAATATCTAAAAGGTTTTGGAGAATGGAGCACTCTTGGTGGAAGTGAAAATTGGTATTTCATCTAAAAGCAACTTGGCAACAGCTTTCAAAATGTTTATCTGCTctttgacctagcaattctacttctagaaatttaccctataggaattccctggtggtccagcagttaggacttggtgcttccactgccagggcccaggttcagtccctggttggggaactaagatcctgcaagccacgtggtgtggccgggagaaaaaaaaaaagaaatttacccTACAGATATTTTTGCCAAATATGTAAGGATctactttttaaactgttccttgcAGCCttgtttaaaaactgaaaaagactaacaacaacctaaatatccctTGATAAGGAACCAGTTAAATTATGGAAAATATATTCAACTGAATACCATGTAGCCATAAAGAAGAGTCAGATCTATGTATACTGATTTAGAAAGAGCTCCAAtacatattaagtgaaaaaaaaaaaagcagggtacAAGATGTATATTAATAGTATGATTCCCATtgtgtacacacagacacattgCATTTGCCTATATgtgttaaattttaatatattgatatattgtaCTGTATATAAACAATACATGATATTGTGTATATTTATGTTCCAGATATgttgtatgttttatatataactatataattatataacacAAATTTTAGGTATTATAGAGTTTATAACAGgtataatatatagatataaagatatagacataaatatataaatttattgaagaaactgttaacagtggttacAGCTATTGAGGGAGTGCAAATTCTACTTTAAATTTTACACCCTTCtatactatttaattttttaaactatgtcCATATATTACTGAAATAAactttagattttaattttttttaacaaatctcAGTACTTTACCATGAATTCAAGGGCAAAGCCTGAGTATTGCATTTTGTTTAAGTCACAGTTTAAGTACACACTGAGCCCTCAGAAAATGTTTGTGGATGAATGGGGTAGCTGATGAATAGAGTAGTAAACAGACATAGGCATTAACTAATGTAACAATTAGCTTTAAAAGTGTAAAGATATTTAAAGGAATGCTCTCCTAGTGCCAATAAATGGCCTAACTGCTttttaagtacaaaaaaaaaaaaaaaaacatgtaaagaTATTTCTGGAGTATGCAGGAAGCTAAGGTGGGTTTCTGGCTGGTTCTAGAGGTGGCAGTATTAGCTATACAATGAAAGGCTGGTTTCTGCTCTGAAGATCTGGGCATGAGAAAGTTCCCCAGCTTGGTTACAAGTCTGCTCCCAACATGTTTCTTCTTCCAATCTTGACAGTAAGGGCCAGGATCTCTGACACCCACCTCTCCACTGGAGAGGAGCTATAGACAGGAAGAGGCTTGCCTCTAGGAGGAAGAAGTACAAAAAGGAAAGAGACACGGAACAGTTCCTACAGATTTATTATAATCTATATGCTGCTTCTATGGCTTTTGctcttacacatacacacacacagaggctcaaATACTCCAGAAAGCCCTGATGAGTGGCCCAAACACAAAGATTACAGCCAACTGGTAGGAAGTCAGAAGCCCCACCTGTCTACTCCTCTCCTATCCTGTCATCTGACGCAGCAGCCATAGTCAAGTGCctaggaaatagaaataaagcatGAAGGAGGACCCTTAATAAAGAGCTTCTAGGAAAGTTCGGAGATCCCAGAGGACCCTGG
This is a stretch of genomic DNA from Eschrichtius robustus isolate mEscRob2 chromosome 20, mEscRob2.pri, whole genome shotgun sequence. It encodes these proteins:
- the AARSD1 gene encoding alanyl-tRNA editing protein Aarsd1, which produces MAFRCQRDSYAREFTTTVVSCSPAELQTEGSNGKKEVLSGFHVVLEDTLLFPEGGGQPDDRGTINDISVLRVTRRGAQADHFTQTPLTPGTEVQVRVDWERRFDHMQQHSGQHLITAVADHLFGLKTTSWELGRLRSVIELDSPSVTAEQVAAIEQSVNEKIRDRLPVYVQELSLDDPGVEQVRGRGLPDDHAGPIRVVTIKSVDSNMCCGTHVSNLSDLQVIKILGSEKGKKNKTNVTFLAGNRVLKWMEKSHSTEKALTALLKCGAEDHVEAVKKLQNSSKLLQKNNLNLLRDLAVHIAHSLRNSPDWGGVVTLHRKEGDSEFMNIIANEIGSEETLLFLTVGEEKGAGLFLLAGPAEAVETLAPRVAEVLEGKGAGKKGRFQGKATKMSRRAEVQALLQDYVSTQSAEE